The stretch of DNA AGAAGCGAAAGTATGTTCGTTCAGTTATCGATTACTATGAGTCCATTGAGAATAAGTATTTTGGCGATGTAGCGAGTACGAAGTCTTAGGACAAACCTATATGCCGTCCCAGGTTCTCTGGGATGGCGTGAAATCAACATTTGAATAGAATGAAGATAAGGCTGGAATCAGCCTTCGCTTGGTGTTGGCGTTTCTGTCTCGCCTGCAGCCGTCTCGGCTTCGATGCTGGGTATTAGTGGAGTTAGTGCTTCTTCAAAAGCTCCCACTGTAAATGGCTTTGCGATCAAGAAGAGGGCGCCGGCATTTTTCGCTCGTTCGCGCATCTCTTTGGTGCCTTCAGAAGTTACAAAGCCAAAAGGCAGGATAACATCTTCACGCTGTAAGCGTTCCGCTAAGTCGATACCCGTCATCCGAGGCATATTCCAA from Deltaproteobacteria bacterium encodes:
- a CDS encoding response regulator — its product is MKILVVDDSKAMRMIVKRTIRKAGFTGHTFIEAGNGAEAYRMITGDDPEKHPDLVMSDWNMPRMTGIDLAERLQREDVILPFGFVTSEGTKEMRERAKNAGALFLIAKPFTVGAFEEALTPLIPSIEAETAAGETETPTPSEG